Genomic DNA from Thermosipho ferrireducens:
TTGAATAACATTACTAATCAAGAGATATTTGAAAAATTATTTGTAGGAGAAAGTGCAGAAGCAAGAGATGTTTTGAAATATATTGAAAATTTTGTTGTAAACCAAGAAAAAAAAGTACTGGTTATAAATCTTGAAGAGGTTATTACAGAGTTTAACATGAAAGAGCTTGTTGTAGAACTTATTGGTAGAAAAATTTTGGAACTTGCAAGGAAGAATGGGATAAAAGATGGTAGTGTTTTTGTTTTTGTTGATGAAGCACATAATTTTTTAAAAAAAGAGAAAGAAAACGAAATGAGAAAGTACAGATTAAACTCTTTTGAGATACTTGCAAAAGAATCAAGAAAGAAAGGAGTATTTTTATGTATCATTACTCAGCGACCAGGTGATATACCAGAAGGGGTGTTGAGCCAATTTGGGACTTTTATAATTCATAATTTGACTAATTCAAATGATATAGAAAGGGTAAAGAATGTACTTGAAAAAAGTGGGACGATTATGGGACTGCTTCCTTATTTAAATGAAGGGGAGGCTATTATAAGTAGTGTAAATATACCACTTATATTGCCTATGAAAATTCATGAACCAAGAGTTAAACCAGATTCTGATGTTCCCATGTAAAATTAAAAAGTCTGAGGGGGAAACATTGTCAAACTATATCCTTGAACAATTATATGTAGAAAACAAAGATAATAACCTTGTTATTTTTGTTGGATTGGAAATTTCAAGATATTATTCAAACCTTCCTGAAGTTTTCCCTGATTGGGAAATGTTAATCGATAAACTTAAAGAAGGATTGAATATTGATTTTAACAAAAATAAGGATTATTTACGTATTGCTCAAATTTTTGAAGATAAATATGGACGAAAGGAATTAAATAATATTCTTATTGAGCTATTTCCAGAACATGTAAATCCTGGCAAGTTACATGAGTTATTGTTTGAAGTAAAACCAGCACATATAATTACTACAAATTACGATAGTCTTATTGAAAAAGCTTTGGAAGGTAGCTATAAAAAGTTACAATATCAAGTATTGAAAAAGGACCAGGATTTTCCTTATGCTTTAAAATATTCAAAATGGAAAAACTTTTTACAAAATATTAAAAGTAATATAGCAAATTGTTGATTCTTATTCTTCAAAAGAGAAATAATGAAACTTCTGAGAGACACGCTTTGGAGAATAAAGAGCAAGTATTAAAGTAAAGAGAAAGGCTTGATCCTTGTATTTTATTTGTGAACAGGAGAAAATTAGATGCAATAACTATATTCTTATGGAGGAGTTAATAATGGAAAAAAATGGGAAAATTGAAAATGTATTCTTACTTGGAAATGGATTTAATTACAGTATACGAGATTTTATAGAGGATAAAAATTTAAAAAATGAAATTAATAAAATTATAAATCTTTGGGAAGAATTTGCACAATTTTTTTCGGAAATAAAAAATATGGATGAATACGAAAGTTTATCCGATGAAAACATCATAGATATTATCCATAAATCTATAAGTTTATTAGGACTCTTGCCACTTATAAATAACAAGAATTTAGAAAAATGTTTGGAAAAAATCAAAACTGAATTTTTTAACAAGATTAACGATAAACTTTTAAATATTGTTGAAAAGTTTGTTGAAATTGAAGAGAGTGGTATATACAAACAAATTGCGAATTTTTATCATAATCATACCGAATATAACTTCTATAAATTTATTGAAGAGAATAAAATTTCTATTTATACAACCAATTACGATGGTATTGCTGAAATAATATTTGCATATGACAAAGATGAAATAAGTGAAAATAAAATAAAATTGCGTGATATGTTTGGTTATGGTGATTATTACTATAATGCTTTTGATTTTAATAATTATTTTAGAGATGAGAATGAGTCTAAACTTTTGCATTTACACGGTTCATATAAATTTTTTTCATATCAGGGAGATTTTATAAAAATAAAAAAAGAGGGTTGGTATTTTTACAGAAAGAATAAGGATATGCTTTCTCCGATTTTAATTTTTAATGCTCCGGGTTTAAAGGAAAAACAGATAAAGAATTTTTCAGTTTTGAGTGTGTATTTTAAATCTTTTGAAAGAGAATTAACAAAAGCAAAAAATTTAATAATATGGGGACAGTCTTTAAAAAATGATCCACATATTGAAAAAATAATAAAAGAATTGTTTATAAAGAACAATGAAATTAGAGAAAGAAACCTAATAATAATTGATAAAGAAAATATACATAAAATTCAAAAACATTGGGAGAACAAAACGCCAATTTTTATAAATCCTCAAAGTTTTGAAAATCTTGAGGATTTGATAAAAGAAATTGAGAGAAAAATGAATTAGTTTTTAAAGATTAGAGTGTTCATTAGTATAGAGGGTGAAATACAAATGAACAAAAAGAGGAAAGTTTGAATAAAAATTGAGAATTTGTGTTGGAATGGCAATAAGTAACGGATATACTTCTACAAAATTAGAGGTGAAAAAATGTCAAATCATAGAAAAAGATTAAAAGCTTCTGATGTTTTCAGAGAAAGTAAGCATGTATTTGGTAAAAAAGTAAGTTTTGAAGAAGCATTCCCAGAAATAGAAGATATAGTGATAAGTGTTGAAGAATCAGGTCGAAAAATTAATAAGTGGAATTATAAACACACTTATACAAAGCAAAACTTCCCTGGAGAGTATATTGATTGTAGTAATCCGCTTTGTTATAACGGAGGATTTTCAATAGGAAAAATATTACGTGATATGGTCAAAGAAAAATTAACAGAGTTGGAAACGTTAGAATTGTGTCAAGGATACGAGGGTTCTCCAAAGGGGAAGAAATATTATAAAAAATGTTTAAATCAATTTAAAATTAGAGTTTCTATCAAGTACAAAAAAACAGCAAAATGAAAAAATATGATAAAACTTTTTGATAAACAAGGAGCTGATTTTATGTATTTAGCTAAGTTGAACATATGGAACTTTAGAAAGTTTGGTTATGCAAAATTAGATGGACCTCCAAAAGTGTCTATAGATTTTAAAAAAGGCCTAAACCTGATTGTTGGGGAAAATGATAGTGGTAAAACTACAATAATTGATGCAATAAAATTGGTTTTAGGAACACAAAGTTATGAAAGAGTTTGGATTGATGAAAGAGATTTTTATAAAGATTCGATAAAAAAAGAGTTCAAAATAGAATGCATATTTAAAGACCTAACAGAAGATGAAGGTGGAAAATTTTTAGAATGGATTACCTTTGATGAAGATAATGCTCCACAATTAAAAGTTAGACTTATAGCAAAAATGAAAGATAATAAAATTACAGCAAAAATTACTGCTGGTGAAGAGTATCTTGATATTAGTTTTGAAGCTAGAGATTTATTAAGAACAACATATCTTAAACCATTAAGAGATGCAGAAAATGAATTGACACCTGGATATAGATCCAGATTTTATCAAATATTGAAGAGCTATGATTTGTTTTTTAAGAATGACGAAAAAAAGCATGTTTTAGAAAGATATATGGACAAAACTAATCGACTCATAGAAGACTACTTTGAAGCAGAGATTTTAGAAGAAAATAAGGAATTTAATATAGAAAAAGGAGAAAAAGGAGCAAAAGAAGTTACGGAATTTATCAACGATACTCTGGAAAGTTTTATGGGAATAGATTATAAAAACAAGAATTATAAAGCTAAAGTTAATATCTCAGGAGGAGATTTATATTCTATATTGTCTAAATTGGGATTGAGTCTTGAGGAAAGTAAAACAGGATTGGGTTCTTTAAATCAATTATATATAGCAATGGAATTATTACTATCCAGAAAGAGTGAAGTTTCAAAGATTATTTTAATAGAGGAAATTGAAGCCCATTTACATCCACAGGCACAATTAAGACTTATAAAGTATTTGCAACAGCAAAGCAATGAAAAAAGTCAGTATATTTTAACGACACATAGTATAACTTTGGCCTCAGTTGTTAATCTTGAAAGATTGATCATATGTTCCAATAATCAGTGTTATCCCATGGGAAGTAATTATACAAAACTTGGAAAGGGAGATTATGAATTTCTTGAAAGATTTCTTGATGCAACAAAAGCAAATTTATTTTTTGCTAAAGGGGTTATAATGGTTGAAGGAATTGCTGAAAATCTTTTAGTTCCCGCTATTGCAGAGATAATAAATAAACCATTGGATAAGTATGGAGTTTCTATTGTTAACGTTGGTAATCTTGCTTTTTTAAGATACTCAAAAATATTTTTAAGAAAAGAAGGAGGAGGCATAGGAGTAAAAGTTGCAATTATAACAGACCTTGATGTAAAGCCTGAATGTTATTACGAGTTAAAAGGAAGTGGAATAGACAATGAAGGCGGAAATGAAATAGATATAAATAAACAAAGGGAAGAAGCTAGACAGAAAAAGAAGGAGAAATATGATGAAAGTGGAATAATAAAAACGTTTACAAATAATTGGACACTTGAATATGATTTAGGATTAAGTGGAATAAAAGATAGATTATATGCGGCTGTAAAAATTGCTAAAAAGATAAAAAATAACGATAATTTTGAAGGAGAATTCGAAAAGTTTTTAGGTGAAGCTAGAAAAGAGATCGAAGAATGGAGAAAGAAAAGATATAACGATGAGAAAATTGCTTGTAAAATTTATGAACCTTTTCTAAAATCACAGGCTTCAAAAGCAGTTGTAGCTCAATATCTTGCAAGGGATTTATTAGAAAATATAAATGAAGTTGAGGAAATTATTAGAAAAGATCCTTATATAAAGTACATTGTTGATGCTATAAATTTTGTTACAGAAACTGAGGGTGAATAGATGTATGACTAATAGGGAAATTATAATTGTTAGTGATGAAGAAATAGATAATGTTGAAAAAATACTGTTTCCACAGGGTGGATATTTTGGAAAGGAAGAAAAGAAAATAATAAAATGTTTTGATAGATCTATTGATATAGTAGCTGCACCTGGAAGTGGTAAAACAACAGTTTTGTTGGCAAAATTAATAATACTATTAAATAGAATACCACTTCCTGATAGAAAAGGTATTTGCGTACTGACTCATACAAATGTTGCTATTAACGAAATTAAAAATAAACTAGGAGAGAAAAGTAAAATATTATTTGATTATCCTAATTTTTTTGGAACTATTCAAAAGTTTGTGGATAAATTTTTAGCAATACCTATGTATAAGTATATGTTTAAAAAGAATTTAAGAGCTATAGATGACATGATGTATAAAAAAGCAATAGAAAAACTTTTTAATTCAAAAGAATATAAGAGTTTGCATGTGAGTTTAGAAAAAAGATTTGGAAGTAAATGGAATGAAAAAATAAAAGCATTAGTAAAAGTAAAAATTAAAGTAAAAGGAGACGGAAATATAGAATTAAAAATTTTTAAAAAGAGAAATCCAGGTAAGGAAACCCCCACATATGAGCAAACAAAAGAGCTTTTGTGGAAAAAACTAATAAAAGAAAATGGAATTTTAAAATACGAATTAGCTTATTCTTTTGCAAATGCATACATAGATAAATTTCCAATCTTAAAAGATTATTTCTTAAATAGATTTAAATACGTTTTTATTGATGAAATGCAAGATACCAGAAAGTATCAAATAGATATTTTAAATAGAATTTTTGATGATACGAAAGTTACGATCCAAAGATTTGGAGATCCAAATCAAGCTATTTTTAATGATGAGGATGACAGTGGAGGTATAGAATGGAAAGTAAAAGAAAAGCCAATGTATATATCATCAAGTAAAAGATTCGGTAAAAATATAGCATTTTTTGTAAATAATTTAAAAACAAAAAGCGGGTTTGAAATAACAGGAAATGATAAAATTGATTCTTTTAAACCACACATTATTATTTTTGATGATAACAGTATTGATAAAGTCCTTGATAAATTTGTCGATTTAATAAAAACGTATGACTTGGAAAGCGAAGGGAAAATTTTTAAAGCAATTGGTTGGAGGAAAAGTACTGATAATGATAAAGGGTTAACAATAAGATCATATTATTCTGAATTTGAAAAAAGCACATATGCTTCTATGAAAAGTAACAAAGTTGTAAACTTATTTGATGCCATAATAAATAGCATTATGGATTTTTTAAAAGACAATAGTAATATTTTCAATGATATTAGCAAAAAAAACGTAATATATTTTCTAGAAGAAAACTATAATGATTTTTATACTCAATTAAGAAAAAATTGTATAAATTGGTATTTTAGATACAAGGATACTACCGAGAATATAGTTGAAGAGATTTATAACTTTATCAATAGAGGACTTTTTAAGCAACTTGGTATTTTAGAAGTTAAGAATTTTAGAGAGATACTTAAAGAGCACATGAAAAAATTGATGTCTGTAAAGAAAAATGAAAATAAATATACCAGGGATGACATAAAAGTGTTTATTGATACAGTTCACGGTGTAAAAGGTGAGACACATACTGCTACACTGTATTTAGAAACTTTTTTTAAGAAAAAAACTGACATCGAAAGGATATTAGAGTACTTGTTCAATAATAAAAAAAGTAGTAGTAGTAAAGATATTTTAGAAAAAACATTAAGAGTAGTTTATGTAGGTATAAGTCGGCCTAAAAAATTACTTTGTATTGCTGTACATAAGAATACTATTGAAAATTATAAAGAGAAAATTGATAATTGTGAAATAATAGAACTGTAGGTTGGAACTATTTTACTATTTAAAGAATGAAGCAAAGAAAGTCTTAATTAAAATCAAAGAATTAAACCAGGAAATATTATCAGAACTTTCAGAAATAGAAATATCAATTAAGATTTCTTCAGAAAAATTTAAAAAAGCTATCGATAAAGTAGTTGAAGGAGAATTAGAAGCTGCTTTGGAGAAAATTGCCATGTATTTTATCCCCAGGAAAGATGAAACATTGGAATTGTTAAAAGATATATTAAAAAAATATCCACTTTCTTTTTTAATTCCTCGAGAAATTATAGATCATAAAGGACGAATTATTGCAACTGTAGATCCTATACGAGAGGATATTGATGGACATTCAATATTTCAAATTCCGCAGAATATGCAAATTAACTCTTTTCTCTTACATGAAACGGTAATTACTTTAAAGAATAAATTTAATTTGAATACTGAAACTGTTGTGGAATATCTTTATAATTCTCCAATTTTTGAAGATGAAAGAAAAGAGTTTTTTATTAGGGGAATAGG
This window encodes:
- a CDS encoding SIR2 family protein: MSNYILEQLYVENKDNNLVIFVGLEISRYYSNLPEVFPDWEMLIDKLKEGLNIDFNKNKDYLRIAQIFEDKYGRKELNNILIELFPEHVNPGKLHELLFEVKPAHIITTNYDSLIEKALEGSYKKLQYQVLKKDQDFPYALKYSKWKNFLQNIKSNIANC
- a CDS encoding SIR2 family protein, coding for MEKNGKIENVFLLGNGFNYSIRDFIEDKNLKNEINKIINLWEEFAQFFSEIKNMDEYESLSDENIIDIIHKSISLLGLLPLINNKNLEKCLEKIKTEFFNKINDKLLNIVEKFVEIEESGIYKQIANFYHNHTEYNFYKFIEENKISIYTTNYDGIAEIIFAYDKDEISENKIKLRDMFGYGDYYYNAFDFNNYFRDENESKLLHLHGSYKFFSYQGDFIKIKKEGWYFYRKNKDMLSPILIFNAPGLKEKQIKNFSVLSVYFKSFERELTKAKNLIIWGQSLKNDPHIEKIIKELFIKNNEIRERNLIIIDKENIHKIQKHWENKTPIFINPQSFENLEDLIKEIERKMN
- a CDS encoding AAA family ATPase, with the translated sequence MYLAKLNIWNFRKFGYAKLDGPPKVSIDFKKGLNLIVGENDSGKTTIIDAIKLVLGTQSYERVWIDERDFYKDSIKKEFKIECIFKDLTEDEGGKFLEWITFDEDNAPQLKVRLIAKMKDNKITAKITAGEEYLDISFEARDLLRTTYLKPLRDAENELTPGYRSRFYQILKSYDLFFKNDEKKHVLERYMDKTNRLIEDYFEAEILEENKEFNIEKGEKGAKEVTEFINDTLESFMGIDYKNKNYKAKVNISGGDLYSILSKLGLSLEESKTGLGSLNQLYIAMELLLSRKSEVSKIILIEEIEAHLHPQAQLRLIKYLQQQSNEKSQYILTTHSITLASVVNLERLIICSNNQCYPMGSNYTKLGKGDYEFLERFLDATKANLFFAKGVIMVEGIAENLLVPAIAEIINKPLDKYGVSIVNVGNLAFLRYSKIFLRKEGGGIGVKVAIITDLDVKPECYYELKGSGIDNEGGNEIDINKQREEARQKKKEKYDESGIIKTFTNNWTLEYDLGLSGIKDRLYAAVKIAKKIKNNDNFEGEFEKFLGEARKEIEEWRKKRYNDEKIACKIYEPFLKSQASKAVVAQYLARDLLENINEVEEIIRKDPYIKYIVDAINFVTETEGE
- a CDS encoding UvrD-helicase domain-containing protein: MTNREIIIVSDEEIDNVEKILFPQGGYFGKEEKKIIKCFDRSIDIVAAPGSGKTTVLLAKLIILLNRIPLPDRKGICVLTHTNVAINEIKNKLGEKSKILFDYPNFFGTIQKFVDKFLAIPMYKYMFKKNLRAIDDMMYKKAIEKLFNSKEYKSLHVSLEKRFGSKWNEKIKALVKVKIKVKGDGNIELKIFKKRNPGKETPTYEQTKELLWKKLIKENGILKYELAYSFANAYIDKFPILKDYFLNRFKYVFIDEMQDTRKYQIDILNRIFDDTKVTIQRFGDPNQAIFNDEDDSGGIEWKVKEKPMYISSSKRFGKNIAFFVNNLKTKSGFEITGNDKIDSFKPHIIIFDDNSIDKVLDKFVDLIKTYDLESEGKIFKAIGWRKSTDNDKGLTIRSYYSEFEKSTYASMKSNKVVNLFDAIINSIMDFLKDNSNIFNDISKKNVIYFLEENYNDFYTQLRKNCINWYFRYKDTTENIVEEIYNFINRGLFKQLGILEVKNFREILKEHMKKLMSVKKNENKYTRDDIKVFIDTVHGVKGETHTATLYLETFFKKKTDIERILEYLFNNKKSSSSKDILEKTLRVVYVGISRPKKLLCIAVHKNTIENYKEKIDNCEIIEL
- a CDS encoding DUF4209 domain-containing protein, whose protein sequence is MELFYYLKNEAKKVLIKIKELNQEILSELSEIEISIKISSEKFKKAIDKVVEGELEAALEKIAMYFIPRKDETLELLKDILKKYPLSFLIPREIIDHKGRIIATVDPIREDIDGHSIFQIPQNMQINSFLLHETVITLKNKFNLNTETVVEYLYNSPIFEDERKEFFIRGIGTYLNNDYLVAIHILVPQIEALVRNLAQIIGVPILTQNRFNGFNYKTLYGLLSDEKIIAVLSEDMCLYLKALFTDVRGWNIRNDVCHGISDLQSFNQVVADRVFHVLICLALLRE